Proteins from one Puntigrus tetrazona isolate hp1 chromosome 10, ASM1883169v1, whole genome shotgun sequence genomic window:
- the si:dkey-106l3.7 gene encoding uncharacterized protein si:dkey-106l3.7 isoform X3, with product MNLYRNFGNLLESWVTEGYQDLYLQTGPGVDKLDSISRDSVPLSNVKSESEDSGLETVSTTSPCHSHQCSALTSEESQTVFSSTEDEVQPSSPSHSVCSSSTSSVDLSSLAPKTRCLEVEQALRRTDLTSWRRLPHKMESGTTGPRYHSNTASFPTIHSNSSTPHHWFARPKRTHSQPPDPKKAALYRKYLKLHQHGQPVHGQLEQFADGDQYRLDKLSPGLLYLEQVCRMLENIAKLQQQNYSLQKEVEILKSQHAEVEHGILHEEEISYLASQGLQILGHKDPLSEASHLKEPMVFRHRSVSDTQATVSFHRRTRFVRNEPTVEVFVEEPDGKNPLPENEHKKQSKIQKLKFTSFRRQETQQPDRESKSCHLWPCGAWALWRKRLRT from the exons ATGAACCTATATAGGAATTTTGGGAATCTACTGGAGAGTTGGGTGACTGAAGGATACCAGGATTTATACTTACAGACTGGACCTGGTGTGGATAAATTAGATTCCATTTCTAGGGACTCTGTCCCACTATCCAATGTAAAATCAGAATCGGAAGACTCTGGATTGGAGACGGTTAGTACAACCAGTCCCTGTCATTCTCACCAATGTAGTGCATTGACATCTGAAGAATCACAAACAGTTTTTAGCTCTACAGAGGATGAGGTTCAGCCTTCATCCCCGTCTCATTCTGTTTGTTCCTCCTCAACCTCAAGTGTCGATCTCAGCTCTTTGGCTCCAAAAACGAGATGTCTTGAGGTTGAACAAGCCTTGAGAAGGACAGATTTAACCTCATGGAGAAGACTGCCACATAAGATGGAAAGCGGGACCACTGGGCCACGATATCATTCTAACACTGCTTCTTTTCCAACCATTCACTCAAACAGCTCCACACCACATCATTGGTTTGCCCGTCCAAAAAGAACTCATTCACAACCTCCAGATCCTAAGAAAGCAGCGTTGTACAGAAAATACCTAAAATTACATCAACATGGCCAACCAGTACACGGCCAGCTGGAG CAGTTTGCAGATGGTGATCAATACAGGCTGGACAAGCTGTCTCCAGGGTTGCTGTACCTGGAGCAGGTGTGCAGGATGCTGGAGAACATTGCAAAGCTACAGCAGCAAAACTACAGCCTGCAGAAAGAGGTGGAGATCCTGAAGAGTCAGCATGCTGAAGTAGAG CATGGAATTTTGCATGAGGAGGAAATAAGCTATCTTGCCAGTCAAGGTTTACAGATTCTGGGTCATAAAGATCCACTCAGTGAGGCATCTCACCTAAAAGAACCCATGGTGTTTCGTCACAGATCAGTATCTGACACTCAGGCAACTGTCAGCTTTCACA GGAGAACAAGGTTTGTTCGAAATGAACCTACTGTAGAAGTCTTTGTTGAAGAACCTGATGGCAAAAATCCT CTACCTGAAAATGAGCACAAAAAGCAGAGTAAGATACAAAAGCTGAAATTCACATCCTTTAGAAGGCAGGAAACACAACAACCTGACAGAGAAAGCaaaag CTGCCATCTGTGGCCCTGTGGGGCATGGGCACTGTGGAGGAAGAGGCTGAGGACCTGA
- the rnf208 gene encoding RING finger protein 208, which yields MSCLRRQPVTIPMDTVKIIQSEKFPRECPVPVTQPRYAPPPRVAWDGGGEGEVIVNQACGDLSMEVNGNTMVPPRPLVSPPAPVLRREASYLAQRKTSTSDICYHQFHYKMDDVIVNQYVLRSSSTSSSSSSTSSGPVMPCEPLDCPTCGHTYNFAGKRPRILSCLHSVCEECLQILYESCPKYKFISCPTCRRETVLFTDYGLAALAINTSILSRLPPDPAGTVQWGSDGDRSCYQTVRQYCQSACTCHIANPLSSCGIM from the coding sequence ATGTCCTGCCTCCGGCGCCAACCTGTGACCATCCCCATGGACACTGTCAAGATCATCCAGTCGGAGAAGTTCCCTCGGGAGTGTCCAGTCCCAGTGACCCAGCCTCGCTACGCTCCACCCCCCCGTGTGGCCTGGGACGGAGGAGGTGAGGGTGAGGTGATCGTCAATCAGGCATGTGGTGACCTGTCTATGGAGGTCAATGGCAACACCATGGTTCCACCAAGACCCCTGGTGTCTCCTCCTGCCCCGGTCCTTCGCCGGGAAGCAAGTTATCTTGCCCAGCGCAAGACCAGCACATCCGACATCTGCTATCACCAGTTTCACTACAAGATGGATGATGTTATCGTCAACCAGTACGTGCTCCGATCTTCCTCcacctcttcctcctcatcctccacCTCCTCAGGCCCGGTGATGCCATGCGAACCGCTGGACTGCCCCACCTGTGGACACACCTACAACTTTGCCGGCAAGCGCCCACGCATCCTGTCCTGTTTGCACTCAGTGTGTGAGGAGTGCCTGCAGATCTTATACGAGTCCTGTCCCAAGTACAAGTTCATCTCCTGCCCCACTTGCCGCCGCGAGACCGTGCTCTTCACCGACTACGGGCTAGCCGCACTGGCCATCAACACCAGCATCCTCAGTCGGCTGCCGCCCGACCCAGCGGGGACCGTGCAGTGGGGCAGTGATGGGGACCGCAGCTGCTATCAGACGGTGCGCCAGTACTGTCAGTCGGCTTGCACTTGCCACATTGCCAACCCTCTTTCTTCCTGTGGTATCATGTAG
- the si:dkey-106l3.7 gene encoding uncharacterized protein si:dkey-106l3.7 isoform X1 has protein sequence MNLYRNFGNLLESWVTEGYQDLYLQTGPGVDKLDSISRDSVPLSNVKSESEDSGLETVSTTSPCHSHQCSALTSEESQTVFSSTEDEVQPSSPSHSVCSSSTSSVDLSSLAPKTRCLEVEQALRRTDLTSWRRLPHKMESGTTGPRYHSNTASFPTIHSNSSTPHHWFARPKRTHSQPPDPKKAALYRKYLKLHQHGQPVHGQLEQFADGDQYRLDKLSPGLLYLEQVCRMLENIAKLQQQNYSLQKEVEILKSQHAEVEHGILHEEEISYLASQGLQILGHKDPLSEASHLKEPMVFRHRSVSDTQATVSFHRRTRFVRNEPTVEVFVEEPDGKNPLPENEHKKQSKIQKLKFTSFRRQETQQPDRESKSFQPKKKTRMPSIFSRSKSMTTRL, from the exons ATGAACCTATATAGGAATTTTGGGAATCTACTGGAGAGTTGGGTGACTGAAGGATACCAGGATTTATACTTACAGACTGGACCTGGTGTGGATAAATTAGATTCCATTTCTAGGGACTCTGTCCCACTATCCAATGTAAAATCAGAATCGGAAGACTCTGGATTGGAGACGGTTAGTACAACCAGTCCCTGTCATTCTCACCAATGTAGTGCATTGACATCTGAAGAATCACAAACAGTTTTTAGCTCTACAGAGGATGAGGTTCAGCCTTCATCCCCGTCTCATTCTGTTTGTTCCTCCTCAACCTCAAGTGTCGATCTCAGCTCTTTGGCTCCAAAAACGAGATGTCTTGAGGTTGAACAAGCCTTGAGAAGGACAGATTTAACCTCATGGAGAAGACTGCCACATAAGATGGAAAGCGGGACCACTGGGCCACGATATCATTCTAACACTGCTTCTTTTCCAACCATTCACTCAAACAGCTCCACACCACATCATTGGTTTGCCCGTCCAAAAAGAACTCATTCACAACCTCCAGATCCTAAGAAAGCAGCGTTGTACAGAAAATACCTAAAATTACATCAACATGGCCAACCAGTACACGGCCAGCTGGAG CAGTTTGCAGATGGTGATCAATACAGGCTGGACAAGCTGTCTCCAGGGTTGCTGTACCTGGAGCAGGTGTGCAGGATGCTGGAGAACATTGCAAAGCTACAGCAGCAAAACTACAGCCTGCAGAAAGAGGTGGAGATCCTGAAGAGTCAGCATGCTGAAGTAGAG CATGGAATTTTGCATGAGGAGGAAATAAGCTATCTTGCCAGTCAAGGTTTACAGATTCTGGGTCATAAAGATCCACTCAGTGAGGCATCTCACCTAAAAGAACCCATGGTGTTTCGTCACAGATCAGTATCTGACACTCAGGCAACTGTCAGCTTTCACA GGAGAACAAGGTTTGTTCGAAATGAACCTACTGTAGAAGTCTTTGTTGAAGAACCTGATGGCAAAAATCCT CTACCTGAAAATGAGCACAAAAAGCAGAGTAAGATACAAAAGCTGAAATTCACATCCTTTAGAAGGCAGGAAACACAACAACCTGACAGAGAAAGCaaaag CTTTCAGCCTAAGAAGAAAACAAGAATGCCAAGCATTTTCAGTAGAAGTAAAAGTATGACTACACGTCTCTAA
- the si:dkey-106l3.7 gene encoding uncharacterized protein si:dkey-106l3.7 isoform X2 has product MNLYRNFGNLLESWVTEGYQDLYLQTGPGVDKLDSISRDSVPLSNVKSESEDSGLETVSTTSPCHSHQCSALTSEESQTVFSSTEDEVQPSSPSHSVCSSSTSSVDLSSLAPKTRCLEVEQALRRTDLTSWRRLPHKMESGTTGPRYHSNTASFPTIHSNSSTPHHWFARPKRTHSQPPDPKKAALYRKYLKLHQHGQPVHGQLEFADGDQYRLDKLSPGLLYLEQVCRMLENIAKLQQQNYSLQKEVEILKSQHAEVEHGILHEEEISYLASQGLQILGHKDPLSEASHLKEPMVFRHRSVSDTQATVSFHRRTRFVRNEPTVEVFVEEPDGKNPLPENEHKKQSKIQKLKFTSFRRQETQQPDRESKSFQPKKKTRMPSIFSRSKSMTTRL; this is encoded by the exons ATGAACCTATATAGGAATTTTGGGAATCTACTGGAGAGTTGGGTGACTGAAGGATACCAGGATTTATACTTACAGACTGGACCTGGTGTGGATAAATTAGATTCCATTTCTAGGGACTCTGTCCCACTATCCAATGTAAAATCAGAATCGGAAGACTCTGGATTGGAGACGGTTAGTACAACCAGTCCCTGTCATTCTCACCAATGTAGTGCATTGACATCTGAAGAATCACAAACAGTTTTTAGCTCTACAGAGGATGAGGTTCAGCCTTCATCCCCGTCTCATTCTGTTTGTTCCTCCTCAACCTCAAGTGTCGATCTCAGCTCTTTGGCTCCAAAAACGAGATGTCTTGAGGTTGAACAAGCCTTGAGAAGGACAGATTTAACCTCATGGAGAAGACTGCCACATAAGATGGAAAGCGGGACCACTGGGCCACGATATCATTCTAACACTGCTTCTTTTCCAACCATTCACTCAAACAGCTCCACACCACATCATTGGTTTGCCCGTCCAAAAAGAACTCATTCACAACCTCCAGATCCTAAGAAAGCAGCGTTGTACAGAAAATACCTAAAATTACATCAACATGGCCAACCAGTACACGGCCAGCTGGAG TTTGCAGATGGTGATCAATACAGGCTGGACAAGCTGTCTCCAGGGTTGCTGTACCTGGAGCAGGTGTGCAGGATGCTGGAGAACATTGCAAAGCTACAGCAGCAAAACTACAGCCTGCAGAAAGAGGTGGAGATCCTGAAGAGTCAGCATGCTGAAGTAGAG CATGGAATTTTGCATGAGGAGGAAATAAGCTATCTTGCCAGTCAAGGTTTACAGATTCTGGGTCATAAAGATCCACTCAGTGAGGCATCTCACCTAAAAGAACCCATGGTGTTTCGTCACAGATCAGTATCTGACACTCAGGCAACTGTCAGCTTTCACA GGAGAACAAGGTTTGTTCGAAATGAACCTACTGTAGAAGTCTTTGTTGAAGAACCTGATGGCAAAAATCCT CTACCTGAAAATGAGCACAAAAAGCAGAGTAAGATACAAAAGCTGAAATTCACATCCTTTAGAAGGCAGGAAACACAACAACCTGACAGAGAAAGCaaaag CTTTCAGCCTAAGAAGAAAACAAGAATGCCAAGCATTTTCAGTAGAAGTAAAAGTATGACTACACGTCTCTAA
- the fam166b gene encoding protein FAM166B has translation MERFPPKFSKVLVTPDPQYIPGYAGYCPQLKYHVGQTYGQLTAKLLSSPEVSHSQRLVLHTGHFPSTETDSERHNEIWRSRHGGRRNLEKMIPGYTGFVPLRKNYFCKTYAETCRDALSEFSQEQEKRLRAASADLSFTVNDSVPEFKPKRLNSPLTAISKDPAPYKAPHPWKPQGSPYLMEESSPHKYFISGFTGYVPKARFLFGAGYPIITNKALIQFGNEMKACRTSFNLQKKDSTSLPLIPTVYPSKTGILPSYMGHVPGYRFQYGHTFGQLTHDALGHVGTQRKNTGENRLD, from the exons ATGGAGCGGTTTCCACCAAAATTCAGTAAAGTGCTGGTAACACCAGACCCACAGTACATCCCAGG TTATGCAGGCTACTGTCCTCAGCTGAAGTATCATGTGGGCCAGACTTATGGTCAGTTAACGGCAAAGCTCCTATCTTCCCCGGAGGTGTCTCATTCACAGAGGCTTGTGCTCCATACCGGGCATTTCCCCTCCACAGAGACAGACTCAGAACGCCACAATGAAATCTGGAGAAGCCGACATGGAGGTAGAAGGAACTTGGAGAAAATGATTCCGGGATACACAG GTTTTGTTCCATTGCGTAAAAACTACTTCTGCAAAACATATGCAGAAACCTGTCGAGATGCACTATCAGAGTTCAGCCAGGAGCAAGAAAAGAGACTCCGTGCAGCTTCTGCTGACCTGTCTTTTACTGTCAACGACAGCGTCCCAGAATTCAAA CCTAAAAGATTGAACAGTCCTCTTACAGCAATATCTAAAGATCCTGCCCCCTACAAGGCCCCACATCCCTGGAAACCACAAGGCTCCCCATACCTCATGGAGGAAAGCAGTCCACATAAGTATTTCATCTCAG GTTTTACTGGCTACGTCCCCAAAGCCCGGTTCCTCTTTGGTGCTGGATATCCCATAATAACCAACAAGGCACTGATCCAATTTGGCAATGAAATGAAGGCATGTCGGACCTCCTTCAACTTGCAAAAGAAGGATTCCACCAGCTTGCCTCTGATACCCACAGTATACCCCTCTAAAACAGGCATCCTACCATCCTATATGGGGCATGTACCAG GGTACAGATTTCAATATGGTCATACATTTGGGCAGCTCACCCATGATGCTTTGGGTCACGTTGGTACACAGAGGAAGAACACAGGTGAAAACAGGCTGGACTAA